The Desmodus rotundus isolate HL8 chromosome 3, HLdesRot8A.1, whole genome shotgun sequence genome includes a region encoding these proteins:
- the LOC112321961 gene encoding C-type lectin domain family 2 member A isoform X2 yields MPVTPPEREEGRERNIYMREKYQLVASPMLLDQGSDTLGPGTGHAWTKDHTCNPVLMILPSRNPQTINNPQTIKCPGKWIEVRYKCFYFSDDTRNWTASKTFCSSQRSELAQIDTHQDLEFLKKHTGTFKHWIGLSRKQGEPWKWTNGKTFNSWFEISGNGYFAFLNADGVNSSRGFDDMKWICNKPRF; encoded by the exons ATGCCAGTTACTCCCCCAG agagagaggaagggagagagagaaacatctatatgagagagaaatatcagttggttgcctcccctatgctcCTGGACCAGGGATCGGATACACTTGGACCAGGGACTGGACACGCCTGGACCAAGGACcatacctgcaacccag taCTCATGATACTGCCTTCAAGAAACCCGCAAACTATAAATAATCCCCAAACTATAAAATGTCCAGGAAAATGGATTGAAGTCAGATAcaagtgtttctatttttctgatgatACCAGAAACTGGACAGCCAGTAAAACATTTTGCAGTTCACAAAGATCAGAACTTGCTCAGATTGATACACATCAAGATCtg GAATTTTTGAAAAAGCACACAGGAACGTTTAAGCACTGGATTGGGCTGAGCAGAAAACAAGGAGAGCCTTGGAAATGGACAAATGGCAAAACATTCAATTCCTG GTTTGAAATTAGTGGGAATGGATATTTTGCTTTTCTGAATGCTGATGGAGTCAATAGTTCCAGGGGATTTGATGACATGAAGTGGATTTGCAACAAACCTCGATTTtaa
- the LOC112321961 gene encoding C-type lectin domain family 2 member A isoform X1 codes for MPVTPPEREEGRERNIYMREKYQLVASPMLLDQGSDTLGPGTGHAWTKDHTCNPAHKSKSNWVTFTLIIFIIIPVVFIIIVLMILPSRNPQTINNPQTIKCPGKWIEVRYKCFYFSDDTRNWTASKTFCSSQRSELAQIDTHQDLEFLKKHTGTFKHWIGLSRKQGEPWKWTNGKTFNSWFEISGNGYFAFLNADGVNSSRGFDDMKWICNKPRF; via the exons ATGCCAGTTACTCCCCCAG agagagaggaagggagagagagaaacatctatatgagagagaaatatcagttggttgcctcccctatgctcCTGGACCAGGGATCGGATACACTTGGACCAGGGACTGGACACGCCTGGACCAAGGACcatacctgcaacccag CTCACAAGTCAAAAAGCAACTGGGTGACTTTTACactcatcatttttattattattccagtGGTATTTATAATAATAG taCTCATGATACTGCCTTCAAGAAACCCGCAAACTATAAATAATCCCCAAACTATAAAATGTCCAGGAAAATGGATTGAAGTCAGATAcaagtgtttctatttttctgatgatACCAGAAACTGGACAGCCAGTAAAACATTTTGCAGTTCACAAAGATCAGAACTTGCTCAGATTGATACACATCAAGATCtg GAATTTTTGAAAAAGCACACAGGAACGTTTAAGCACTGGATTGGGCTGAGCAGAAAACAAGGAGAGCCTTGGAAATGGACAAATGGCAAAACATTCAATTCCTG GTTTGAAATTAGTGGGAATGGATATTTTGCTTTTCTGAATGCTGATGGAGTCAATAGTTCCAGGGGATTTGATGACATGAAGTGGATTTGCAACAAACCTCGATTTtaa